The DNA region tacaCAACCCTGACAGGGTATAGTTACAAAAACAGACTGAATTGTTCAATAGCTTatattcaatatctatttttaaggGCTTAAGCtgattttgtatttattcaagTCAAATCTGACAATCTTTTTGTATGAATCCTGTAATTAGGGATGTGACCAGCCTTACTgagaaaaaacaagacttgggGAAGAAAATAATTCCCTGTTCTTGATCAGAAAGTAACACGCTGCTATGATGCTGCTTATCATGTTACATTCAATTGACTATTAtagtaaaaatgtcaatttgcaCCACAGATATCATCAGCGCCTGGCAATGGAAAAACAACGGGGAGGACGGACTGATAAGCAGCAGCGTCAACATGCCCCACTCTGCAGACCAGTTTTCAGCCAGACAATTTACACGATGAAAGCAATAAAGAGAAGCACTTCACTACAGGAAGTTGGTGCtcggagagattttttttttttttaaagtagtcaAGCTTCTGGATGGAATCTTACAGTGAGATGGTGTTTTTGAGTTCGCGCCACGATCAGTTCATTGAACAGTCCTCTCCCTCTGTATCTGTGTCTGTATCCGAGCAGGCTGTGTCCATCGCGACGTGGGCGGGGCTTACAATGACCGCTCGTCTCTGCTCCTCCTCTGCGCTTGCTCTCCTCTCCTGAGTGCGCTCGATGTGATGGATTGCCTAAGAAGAATAAATGGATGACGCAGCAAATATTCAATTAAAGCAAAAATGGCTTGAAATTACACTCCCTGGCCACAATGTAAGGTGCACTTCCACAATCAAATGCGATTCAATACAAgagctgtattttaaaaaaaattctatatcaAGACAAAGCTCAGTTTCACTTGATTTTTACGGTTATTATTGTGGTTGAAGTTCATTACACTGCATCTAATACAGTATAATATTGTAGACCAGGGGTATCAAACCCTTTGTCACATTTAAATGTAGTttgtggtttccctcagaggtaGAATGACTGTAGAACTATTGTGAATGTATATTCACACCACACAATCATATTATTCCAAACAAAGTGAAGGATAGTTTAATAATTAGATGTCACAGGAAATAACTTGTTTGGCTCAATCTTAATAAAAGAGAAGACACTTTGTAATCTTAGCGCAGATTTTTTGTGCAAGAAATTAAGTGGTCCCAGGTGATTTGCTCCAGTGAGTTAGCCAGATGTTTTCCCCAGGCCTAGGAGTTGATACATCTCTGCTGCATACTGTACCAATGATGCAACATTGTTATATACCACTACAATTTACAACTGCAATTACATGTTAAATTAAAACCTCTAACACAAAATTGAAtcattagttttttgtttttttcccatcaatCCAGAAGATTTGGATACACAATGTGTTAAATGCTCTGTGATTACGCGTGCATCGTGTATAATctaaaacaggggtgcccacacGGTCCCCCCCAAAATCTTCTTTTCAAGGAGCAAGCCTCTTGCAATCTGGGGGGAGACAGACGGTAACTAGGAAGCCAGCTTGCTCAAGActgcctttatgtgcacatgcggAGTGACACACATCAGAAGAGGCCAAGATTGGTCAAACCAAATGTCAATCAATCTACCCTTGTGATCCACGTATTGGACACATTCAAATCAAGCGATgagatggacttttttttttcgtttgtttttttttgggtgaggtGGGCGCATGTGGGCGCGATTGACCATAACTCCCTCGGAGATTGACTGGTACATCATCGCTATGGACACATTTTGCGCCACTGTTCTAAAACGTATAAAGGACATACCTGCACAATGGTGTCCAAGTTTTGTCTCGACGTGGAGACAGTGCTGTTGTGGACAGACGAGCTCATGGTTACCACGGTAACATGGTGATGGGGTTGCTGGATTAGTGTTGGCGCTGGCACGATGACTGTCGGGTGGTGGGTTGATGCGATCACCTTTGTTACATTAAAGGTAAAGAACGGCTCACTTCAACAATGTAAATCCACAACATTACTATATTCAGACATGTCTGATTACTCTGAATGCAAGCAAGAAAATTTTTTTGGTACttaataacattttttgtattttccatcaCTTGAGCCTGTTGGTACACAGGTGGACTTTACATGTATGAATGCGTGCGAGAGACTAACCTTCGGACTGTGAGGTTGTCCGTCCGCAGCTTGGATCTGCTGCAGCCGTAACAACGTCTGGCTCTGGAACTGCGCGTgctcctcctccacctgctgGGTGATCACCTTGAGATGATCTGGGTTCCCCTGGGTGTCCAGAGAGCGGACCTACatccaaacacacaaacagaccAAAGCGTAAATGTAAAAGATGGTAATTAAACATTGACAATAtgtattaataaaaacaaatctaaatcCCGATTATCTGAATCACTCCTGAAACACAATTTGGTGCACGAAGtgtgttttccattttatatatatatatatatatatatatatatatatatatatatatatatatatatatatagacgccaacacacacacaaaaaaaaaccaacatttcTGTGGTGGTTTTGATTTTTAGTACAAGACAAATTCACGAGTTGTGGTGCACAACTAGCTATTTTTAATATGAGTAGAGTAACATCACAACTGATATGGACAAAGTGTTTTGCTTCTATTATAGCTAAATTATATTCTGCTTAAAGCCATTTTATTCATTGAATGTTTATTACAGATTGTAAACTACCTGATGATTCACCAAGTTGTACTTATGCAATGGTTTAATTAAAGGTGAACCTAAATAGTTTTCAAAGACTTTCATTCACATTGGACTACGTTCAATGTGTACGTTTACCTGCTCCTCCAGCTGCATGCGAGCAGAGCGTTCTCGGTCCAGCTGTTGGCGCAACTCGAGCATTTCCCTCCTCAGCTCCTCCACCTTCTCTTCATCTAGAGTGTCAGGAGACCCAATCCCTTCATCTTTCTCCTCTGCTCGCCTCCTCTTGGGCGAGGAACCACTGAACTCCTAGAGTGCCGTTGTGGCATGATGAAACCAATCACACACACCTTACACTAACTTAAAGCAACAAGATATACACAGCGCCTACCATCAAAAAAATATTGCCCCCTTTGCAGAACTCtcctatttttacattttcctacCTTTGTTTGAGATCATCAAATGTAAATAGGCAAAAATATAACCCAAATGAAGTTAAAAATGCTGTTTGTAAATGTTGGTTTCATTGATTAAGGAAAACAATAATAGTCAGACACCTACGCCTGTGAGAAAAAGTCATGCCCCCCCAAACCTCATCATTGGCTGGGCTACCTCAGCAGCAAAAACAGAAATCGAGCATTTCCCATAACTTGCGATAATTCTTTTACATCTCTGTTGAGATATTGAGGCttattcttccttgcaaaattgTTTAATGTCAGCAAAAATGGAGGGTTGTCTTGCATGAACaacctttttaaggtcatgccactcCATTTCAGTCAGAATCAAGTCAGGACTTGGACTACGCTGCTctcaaactttattttatttattaaaacaaaacaaaaaaaagttaacttgCTTGTGTGGTCTGGATTGTTATCCGGACACAGAACCCAAGTGCATTTCAGATCGTGGTCACAGACTGACGGCTGAATATTCTCCTTcagcattttgtgtttaaaaaaaaaaaaaaaaaaaatcacacttcaTGGTTCCATCAACCACaacaagttgtccaggtcctgaaggagcaAATCAGCCCCACCACATTGGACTGTAGCCATGATGTTGTTTTTCCTGAAATGCTGTGCGATATTTATGCCAGATGTAACGAGACACAAACCTTCCAGAAATCTTAACTCTCATCTCATCAGCCCATATAATATTCTCCAGAAAGTATTGCTAttcttttgcatgtttttttagtaAAAGTAATGTGAGCCTTGCTCTGTCTAGTCAGCCGTTTTTGTCTCGGAAGTCTGCCACGGATGCAATTTTTTTGCTCAGCCTCTTCCTAATTGTGGTGTCATGAGGCAAGGGATGCCCCCAGTTCTTCAGAAGTTGTCCTGACTTCCTTTGTGGCTTACCGGATGGGTCATTGCTGTTTTCCTGGAGCAATCTTTACACACTGGCCACTTTTGGGAAGGTTCatcactgttccatgttttgtcCATGTGAAGATAATTGCTATGGTTtgctggaatcctaaagctAAAAACTACTTTTGTGACCTTTGCAGACTGATTTTTGTTGCAACTTTTTAAGACCTTTTGTCCAACTAGATCTTCTCAGGacagattatttctttttttttttttttttcccaatcaaacAAGTCTTGAGATAATCAAGTGAATTAACCAAAAATTGTCATTAGCCACAAGTAATTGATGACTTCTCAAGGGGGTAATgacattttcacacagggccaggttactgaatagttgtttttttttttaaataaatgaaatcatttaaaatttgaattttaagtCCACCTTGGTTATATATTGtctgacatttacatttgttgattaatttgatgtgggcaaactgcaaaaatgtaagaatttgCGAACGTTGCCAAAACCTTTTCACAGCACTATATtcttcaaacaaaaacacaagtgtTCCATACATGTTTGACAAAATGCTACAACGGCACTTGGGCATACCTGTATGAAGCGTTTGAGCTGGTTGTTCTGCGACAGGAGCTGCGTTTTTTCCTGCTCGAGAGTGAAGATGTAATCTGCTGTCTGTTGCAAGATGGCTGCCTACAGAGTTGCAAAACTGAATGTAGCGCCGTTTCCACCAAATAAAACAGATCAGACACAAACATTTCTGTTGCATTTGCAAAGGTCTAGTATTTCTGCAAATGGATCTATTCCAAATCGTAACAATTTGACATACTTTCGGTACCAGCTACAGTAGGACAGTACCTAAATGATGGGGCTAGACCCATTCTACAGAATTGTATCCCAATAAAGTGTTTTTGATAAGCATCAAATGTTTTAAGCATGTaggaaggatttaaaaaaaaaaaaaataacggtcTCTCTCTATGGTCTCTTTATATTAAAGAATTCTACTTATTGCGTGTAGGCCTTGAACACATCTCTGGGATAAACCGGGGTTCAATTCCATCACCACATACCTTGCTGAGTTTCTCCCCATCTGTGTGAGGCAGGAGGGTTTTAAGGGACTGGAAGCCCGCATTAATGCTCTGCATGCGTCTCCGCTCGTTGCTATTGGCGATTTCGCGTCGGATTCGCCTCTCCTGGTCCTGGGCCGTCTCTGGACTAAAGGGGATGTTGgccaggctaaaaaaaaaaattaaaaagtcacaAGACAAAGAGaaatcatttatgtttttttatgagGCTATTAGCTGCTGCTTAAAGTAACGTCAAGGGAATTTTAAATGCCCAAAAGTGGGACATAAAGCAAAATGAAAAGCCTTTGTCATTATACGACTGTGCATACGAGATAACGAGCGCTActccacaaggtgcttgaaccaatatatataaaatagggtagaaaacattaaatttgagGTAAAGTgactcataaaataatttacaaccAAGGCACAgttaatgcaaaataaataaaaataaattactaaaaattAAGGTGTATTTTTCTGTCTTATTCCCCATGTCAATGCATTGGTaagattattattcatttatactCCATTATTGCACAATGAAGTAAAAACAAAGAAGCAAACAAAAGAAAGTGAGGTTGCATAATTTTACTAACTGTAgtgtttatgttcagtggtCTTGAGCGCAAGGTGTTGATGGCTCTAAGGAAAAAGCTGTCTTTGAGTCTGTTTGCAtgaaatagaatagaataaaatacTTCAGCTGACAAGATGTCCCACTGACTTTGGCATAAAGCAtccatgctgaaaaaaaaatacaacctcaGTAAAATATACTAGACCAGACACTTAAAATAGAAGAAGCTTTGGCCAAACTTTACTAGGACTTAATCTGATCCTCTTTACAGTCTTTGGTCCCAACTGCCTCATTGTCACGTCTTGAATGAAATCGAGTTTTAACCCACCTCACCATCAACGTTGTTGTTGAACAAGTTAACCATTAAAATAACGACAGAGTGAGGACGAGTAACCAAAGGAAACAAACCAGTAGAACTTGATTTGAGATGTTTGTAAAACAGACAAAGTCACTAGCAACTGGCTCGTGTGGCTTTAAATAGGAAAGAATCCTTCATGGGTGGGAAAACCATACGTTCAGACTGGAGTCTGACAAGGAAGTGAATGTTGACTCCCTCCCACTCCCACATTTATCGCTCGCACGCGTGTTTTGAAAAATCTTGCCCAATCCCCAgtgttcaaaaataaaaattcttgttCAATcccaaatgtttggaaaaaaaaacctgtagtgtttttttttttttttttgggggggggggaatcaatcCCAATTTTGAGACAAAATTATTGtcaagaaagaaaacaattttgttAACCACAACCATGTAAGTCCCTTAGTTAAGCAATGTGTAACTTAATGCTGAGGGTAACTCTTAAAATaggtttgaattaaaaaaaatataactgcATCATGGTTTCACATCTCGTCAAGGTTGTCACTCCCATCAACTCCCGCTATCATGGTCATCTATGCCGTCCATTCCCGGTAACATGTTTTCATAGTTCCCAGTCCCGCTCCTGCCCAATCCCACGATCAATGGTAAAATTCGCTCCCACCATGTGGGACCCACGGAACTggtgggaattaaaaaaaatgtaagactcAAATTCAGACTGCAAAAGGGAGTTTTCAACTTTGTAGTTACAAGCCaaaacttgtttaaaaaaaaaagtgaaatgcatTTATTTCACTGGCTTTGGAaacaacaattacaaaaatatataacccgacatagaaacacaaaaatattgcttCAGTTTTAACTCTGCTGTCAGAGGCCCTAACTGAATGTTTGTACATTGTGTTTATTATGCAGCTACATCATGCATGAGTAGAAATTCTTGACAATGTAGTTCAGTCCTTGACACTGCAAATGTATTATACTCGTCTGTTCATTCTTTGTAAAGCAATTATTTTACTTGTAAAGGGCTTTTACTGGCTGTCATAGTAACGTTTTCCAACATGGCTGGATGTATAAGAATCAAGGGATGCTATTATTTAATAAGATTGTTAAAACTAAAACAATGGGTTTGACAATAAACACTTGCCTTGAGGCCCTATTTTGGAACACTAATTCTCTTaataaataattcatttatacaaTAACTTAAGGGTAACGTTTTATGTGAATTAGCGCATTCAGAATTTGTGGTGCCATCAGTGTTCTGGTAAGGTCCTACTACTGTTCTTTTTAAAGCATCCTTCTGCCTTCCTTTCTTCTTACCTTCTCCTGGttaatttggaaaacaatgtaaaacacCTCATTTTTGcccctgatgaaaaaaaaaatagctaaaatGTCAGGTTTGTGCTCTAGGGTGTTAAGCGAAAGAGGAGGTGTGTAACATAAAGTCGCCAGCATCAGTGTGACACCTCTCACAAAGTTTCTTTCAAAtttctaaaacaaaaatgccTCACCGCACCTGTCCAGGTGTCCTGTACTTAATGTGTTGATTCGAACAGCTCTACCGCGAACACTAAACCGTTAATTCTCTACCGAAAGGCTCCGTCTAAGTGCCCCTTGTTGACTTGGGCCACGTTCGAAAAGAGCTCAGCTGTTGTCGGTTGGTGTTGTGGCCGCCAGAAGCTGTACACCTACAACATGGCCGCCGGAGGGCGCGTCGGCCAGCTGCGAGAAGCCCAGTGAAATGTGACTCCTTTCTCCTCCAGTCCACGCCGAGCACAGCGGCGGCAGGCATGCAGCAGAAGGCCCCCGGGCACCGCGGagaacaatgctttttttttttttttccccaactacaGTGAGCGGCGAGCTAACCGAAGGTTGGCCGTCAAGAAAATATAACATAGCAACCACCAATGTTCGCCCGACGTCGTGTGGCTGTTGTAAAGACGAAGCCCAGTCGGGGCTTCCCAGAGCAGGCAAACAAGCGAGCGAGCGCCTTTAGAAAATTGTCACGCTTCTGTTAGCTTGGCGAGTTAGCAGCACAGCCGCAGCCACATCCAACTTCAAAGCCACAAAGCGAGCCTTCATGTTCCTAACGTGGTCAACAGAGGTCAAAATGTTAACAATATCACGTCGTCAAACAAAATGGCTCGTTTAGTAGTCAGCTTTGGTTAAACTAGCGAGACGTTGGCGAACACGTTAATCACCACGTGCTCAACTAGAAATGCGATGTATCGATTTCACGTGCTTCAATGACATATTTGGGAAGCGAAAGCCCCCGTAACGTGTCTCGCGGGGCGAAACTTTACCACCCCGCTGACAAAAGACAAGACACGGACGACTACGTCTACCGGGCGCTTTCACGGAAGAGCCGCAGCTCAGGTGGTGACCGCCACTTTGTATCTCCTCGCTGCCAAACTATCGCATGCTAGCAGCTAACGGCTAGCGCGCTTCGTTCGTTACGCGCAGACTCAAGCCCGCAACGCACCGCCACATCCCCGGCGAGCACCGCAAAATACCTGCACAATCCCCCGATAACATCCTTTTCAGTCTTCTTAAACTGCTGGAGGTTTGGTATCTTCTCTGTCGGCATCATGAAATATTCCATGCTTTCAAAGCCGCCCCTTGAAACGCGTGTTTTCCCTCTTCTCTCC from Syngnathoides biaculeatus isolate LvHL_M chromosome 9, ASM1980259v1, whole genome shotgun sequence includes:
- the LOC133506402 gene encoding transcription factor AP-4-like isoform X3, encoding MQSINAGFQSLKTLLPHTDGEKLSKAAILQQTADYIFTLEQEKTQLLSQNNQLKRFIQEFSGSSPKRRRAEEKDEGIGSPDTLDEEKVEELRREMLELRQQLDRERSARMQLEEQVRSLDTQGNPDHLKVITQQVEEEHAQFQSQTLLRLQQIQAADGQPHSPKVIASTHHPTVIVPAPTLIQQPHHHVTVVTMSSSVHNSTVSTSRQNLDTIVQAIHHIERTQERRASAEEEQRRAVIVSPAHVAMDTACSDTDTDTEGEDCSMN
- the LOC133506402 gene encoding transcription factor AP-4-like isoform X2, with translation MFLANIPFSPETAQDQERRIRREIANSNERRRMQSINAGFQSLKTLLPHTDGEKLSKAAILQQTADYIFTLEQEKTQLLSQNNQLKRFIQEFSGSSPKRRRAEEKDEGIGSPDTLDEEKVEELRREMLELRQQLDRERSARMQLEEQVRSLDTQGNPDHLKVITQQVEEEHAQFQSQTLLRLQQIQAADGQPHSPKVIASTHHPTVIVPAPTLIQQPHHHVTVVTMSSSVHNSTVSTSRQNLDTIVQAIHHIERTQERRASAEEEQRRAVIVSPAHVAMDTACSDTDTDTEGEDCSMN
- the LOC133506402 gene encoding transcription factor AP-4-like isoform X1, translated to MEYFMMPTEKIPNLQQFKKTEKDVIGGLCSLANIPFSPETAQDQERRIRREIANSNERRRMQSINAGFQSLKTLLPHTDGEKLSKAAILQQTADYIFTLEQEKTQLLSQNNQLKRFIQEFSGSSPKRRRAEEKDEGIGSPDTLDEEKVEELRREMLELRQQLDRERSARMQLEEQVRSLDTQGNPDHLKVITQQVEEEHAQFQSQTLLRLQQIQAADGQPHSPKVIASTHHPTVIVPAPTLIQQPHHHVTVVTMSSSVHNSTVSTSRQNLDTIVQAIHHIERTQERRASAEEEQRRAVIVSPAHVAMDTACSDTDTDTEGEDCSMN